In the Pirellulaceae bacterium genome, one interval contains:
- a CDS encoding chloride channel protein, producing MLFQSVADKLCSALSGLISRVPRGSVPALPLTIVLAGVIGLLAGLGATAFTLLIEFVAANTIERFVFLAEGNSRYWFLVCVTPAVGLLVVSWWTRRFAPEAQGHGVPEVITAVARHDGVIRPRVSFVKIIASALCIGTGGSVGREGPIVQIGSSLGSVFGQWFKLSAPNIKVLVASGAAAGISATFNAPIAGVIFASEIILGSFAVESMTPIVISSVLANVVQKHVGEYELNAAFPHVYYRYVGSWAQLPSYLVLGLCCGLAAVFFVKLLYWIEDQSALRFPNYKVRALVMGLIVGLVGLLYPMHPPSADVTGQSPHAVPPLFGVGYSVVEHALHLDRPSTDPQATSIFEETSSAGSPPVDRGIYLNRSQMVSELFWLLPLAFLKPILTSITLGGGGSGGVFAPSLFLGATLGASFGLLCNLLVPGMSASPGVYAIVGMGAVVAGTTQGILSAILIVYELTNDYHIILPIMAAAGIASILAQTIDPESIYQKKLSRRGELIARGHDMHRVEHIMVRDVMIRSFPTLKNTDNLIKIVQVARLHSHIESLPVMDDQGVLVGIIRPEDLHRILDTDTQPHLVNADDIALRTTTAVSPQNNLLEALREFGSRDIETLPVEEEDQGQRKLVGLLARADVMRRYRVEMLKRR from the coding sequence ATGTTGTTTCAATCTGTGGCCGACAAGCTTTGTTCGGCACTTTCCGGGTTAATCTCGCGGGTTCCACGAGGTTCGGTCCCGGCACTTCCGTTGACCATTGTTCTTGCCGGAGTGATTGGACTGCTTGCTGGCTTGGGGGCGACAGCATTCACTCTGTTGATCGAATTCGTCGCGGCTAACACGATTGAACGGTTCGTTTTTCTTGCGGAAGGCAATTCTCGCTACTGGTTTCTTGTTTGTGTGACACCTGCTGTCGGTTTGTTGGTGGTCTCGTGGTGGACACGTCGCTTCGCACCTGAAGCGCAGGGGCACGGAGTACCCGAGGTAATTACGGCAGTAGCTCGGCACGACGGGGTGATTCGACCACGTGTGTCATTTGTGAAGATCATCGCCAGCGCGTTGTGTATCGGGACAGGAGGATCGGTGGGACGTGAGGGACCGATCGTCCAAATAGGATCTTCGCTGGGAAGCGTTTTCGGCCAATGGTTCAAGCTATCGGCACCCAATATCAAAGTGCTGGTGGCATCGGGTGCTGCGGCCGGCATCAGCGCTACTTTCAACGCTCCTATTGCGGGTGTGATCTTTGCGAGCGAGATCATCTTGGGTAGTTTTGCCGTTGAGAGCATGACGCCGATTGTGATTTCTAGCGTGCTGGCAAATGTTGTACAGAAGCATGTGGGTGAGTACGAATTGAATGCAGCGTTTCCACATGTTTATTATCGCTATGTAGGTTCTTGGGCTCAGCTACCCTCCTATTTAGTCTTGGGACTTTGCTGCGGTTTGGCGGCTGTGTTTTTTGTCAAGTTGTTGTATTGGATCGAAGACCAAAGCGCTTTACGGTTTCCCAACTACAAGGTTCGTGCATTGGTGATGGGGTTGATTGTAGGACTAGTCGGGTTGCTTTATCCGATGCATCCTCCCAGCGCCGATGTGACGGGTCAAAGTCCACATGCCGTTCCGCCTTTGTTCGGCGTTGGTTATTCCGTTGTCGAGCATGCTTTACATCTTGACCGCCCAAGTACGGATCCGCAGGCTACGAGCATTTTCGAAGAAACGAGTTCCGCTGGCTCTCCACCGGTGGATCGAGGTATTTATCTGAACCGGAGCCAAATGGTCAGTGAACTGTTTTGGCTGCTCCCGTTGGCTTTTTTGAAACCCATTTTGACAAGCATCACGCTTGGGGGTGGAGGTTCAGGGGGTGTGTTCGCGCCATCGTTATTTCTGGGAGCGACGCTAGGTGCATCCTTTGGCCTGCTTTGCAATCTGCTGGTGCCTGGCATGTCCGCCAGTCCGGGGGTTTATGCGATTGTCGGTATGGGGGCTGTGGTAGCCGGCACGACACAGGGGATATTGAGCGCGATCCTGATCGTCTATGAATTGACCAACGACTATCACATTATCCTGCCGATTATGGCAGCTGCGGGAATTGCCAGTATCTTGGCGCAAACCATTGATCCTGAAAGCATCTATCAGAAAAAGCTCAGTCGTCGCGGTGAATTGATTGCGCGGGGGCACGATATGCATCGGGTTGAACACATTATGGTTCGGGACGTGATGATCAGGAGTTTTCCCACGCTTAAGAATACCGACAATTTGATCAAAATAGTCCAAGTCGCCCGTTTGCATTCTCACATTGAAAGTCTGCCGGTGATGGATGATCAGGGCGTGCTGGTTGGGATCATTCGACCGGAGGATTTGCACCGAATTTTGGATACAGATACTCAACCGCATTTAGTGAACGCGGACGATATTGCGCTCAGAACCACGACGGCTGTTTCTCCGCAAAACAACCTGCTTGAGGCATTACGTGAATTTGGATCACGTGATATCGAAACGTTACCTGTGGAAGAAGAAGATCAGGGGCAGCGCAAATTGGTGGGCTTATTGGCTCGAGCGGATGTGATGCGTCGTTATCGGGTGGAAATGTTAAAGCGACGTTGA
- the gmd gene encoding GDP-mannose 4,6-dehydratase: MTKVALITGITGQDGSYLAEYLLDKDYEVHGIVRHTSVGNFDRIEHLQDRIGLHTADLLDERSLANLINHIRPTEFYNLAAMSFVPVSWQQPTLTAEVTGLGALRALEAIRSVDPSIRFYQASSSEMYGHVVETPQSEITRFYPRSPYAVAKVFAHHMTVNYRESYDMYACSGILFNHESPRRGLDFVTRKITHAAARIKLGLQDELRLGNLDACRDWGFAGDYVEAMWRMLQQETADDYVIGTGKTTRVGDFVNQAFDYLDLDPEQYVVIDPKFYRPAEVNLLLANPSKAKENLNWEPKTQLRELVEMMVDHDLELTQQELAMPQIRSRHNQRAA; the protein is encoded by the coding sequence ATGACGAAGGTTGCACTGATCACGGGTATCACTGGCCAAGATGGATCATACTTGGCCGAATACCTACTCGACAAAGACTATGAAGTTCACGGAATCGTTCGACACACGAGCGTCGGCAATTTTGATCGGATCGAACATTTGCAAGATCGAATCGGTCTGCATACCGCAGACTTACTCGATGAACGGTCATTGGCCAATCTGATTAACCACATCCGACCCACTGAATTCTATAACTTGGCGGCCATGAGCTTTGTACCGGTCAGCTGGCAGCAGCCCACGTTAACTGCTGAAGTAACCGGCTTGGGTGCGTTAAGGGCACTCGAAGCAATTCGGAGCGTTGATCCTAGTATTCGCTTCTATCAAGCCAGCAGTAGTGAGATGTATGGTCACGTCGTCGAGACTCCTCAAAGTGAAATCACCCGTTTCTATCCACGAAGCCCCTACGCGGTCGCGAAAGTATTTGCCCACCATATGACGGTCAACTATCGCGAAAGCTATGACATGTATGCCTGTAGCGGTATTTTGTTTAACCATGAATCACCGCGTCGAGGTCTGGACTTTGTCACGCGGAAGATTACCCACGCGGCGGCCCGCATCAAACTTGGCTTGCAAGATGAATTACGACTTGGGAACCTCGATGCGTGTCGTGACTGGGGCTTTGCCGGCGACTACGTGGAAGCGATGTGGCGAATGCTGCAGCAAGAGACTGCTGACGATTATGTGATCGGTACAGGTAAGACAACGCGCGTCGGCGATTTTGTGAATCAAGCCTTTGATTACCTTGATCTGGATCCCGAACAATACGTAGTGATCGATCCAAAATTCTATCGTCCCGCGGAGGTAAATCTCCTACTGGCCAACCCTTCCAAAGCGAAGGAAAACTTAAATTGGGAACCCAAAACGCAACTTCGTGAGCTGGTTGAAATGATGGTCGACCACGACTTGGAGTTGACTCAGCAAGAATTGGCAATGCCCCAGATCCGTTCCAGACATAACCAGCGAGCGGCGTAA
- a CDS encoding DegT/DnrJ/EryC1/StrS family aminotransferase, translating into MAPSIRVAEPVLDGNECRYVMDCLESSWISSRGKYIEQFEAKLAEFCGVPHAIATNNGTTALHLALAAHNLGPEDEVIVPTLTYIASVNAIRYCGARPVFVDSTYPSLTMNVEQIEEKITPRTRGIVAVSLYGQPVDYTPLIRLANKHGLFVVDDAAEALGARYHEERVGSLGSCATFSFFGNKIITTGEGGMVVTRNRTLAERLRFLRGQAVSPHRSYWHTDVGFNYRMTNIAAAIGCAQMENIDTHLQRRQDVACWYHQHLQSAGDLFDLPVPQTDTHHSYWMFTILLRQNLNISRDNVIQRLNQHGIETRPIFYPVHWMPPYQDASGHFPVAEELAPNGISLPTHGRLREEQVKQVCDQLIEVVKSELHEFAGPKRQAA; encoded by the coding sequence ATGGCCCCTTCGATTCGAGTCGCGGAGCCCGTATTAGACGGTAATGAGTGCCGTTACGTGATGGACTGCCTAGAGAGCAGCTGGATTTCGTCTCGTGGAAAGTACATCGAACAATTCGAAGCAAAACTCGCGGAGTTTTGCGGCGTTCCTCACGCCATCGCCACGAATAACGGCACCACCGCGCTCCACTTGGCTCTCGCGGCCCACAATCTGGGCCCTGAAGACGAAGTGATCGTACCGACGTTGACTTACATCGCATCGGTCAATGCGATCCGCTATTGCGGCGCTCGTCCTGTATTTGTGGATTCAACTTATCCATCGCTGACCATGAACGTGGAGCAAATCGAGGAAAAGATCACACCTCGGACGCGTGGTATTGTCGCTGTCTCACTTTATGGTCAACCGGTGGACTATACCCCGTTGATCCGATTGGCGAACAAACACGGTCTATTCGTGGTTGATGATGCGGCCGAAGCTTTGGGCGCTCGCTATCACGAAGAACGCGTCGGATCATTGGGCAGTTGCGCGACCTTCAGCTTCTTCGGAAACAAGATCATCACCACAGGCGAAGGTGGCATGGTGGTGACGCGCAATCGAACTCTTGCCGAACGATTGAGATTTCTCCGTGGCCAAGCTGTTTCACCCCATCGCAGCTACTGGCACACGGATGTTGGTTTTAATTATCGCATGACAAATATCGCAGCGGCAATCGGTTGTGCACAAATGGAGAATATCGACACGCATCTACAACGGCGACAAGACGTTGCCTGCTGGTATCACCAGCACCTGCAGTCCGCTGGCGACCTCTTCGACTTACCAGTTCCGCAAACGGATACTCATCATTCCTATTGGATGTTCACGATTTTGTTACGTCAAAATCTGAATATCTCACGGGATAATGTAATCCAACGATTGAATCAACATGGCATTGAGACTCGCCCAATTTTTTATCCCGTTCATTGGATGCCGCCTTACCAGGATGCGAGCGGACATTTTCCAGTCGCAGAAGAACTCGCACCAAATGGTATTAGCCTGCCGACGCACGGGCGGCTGCGGGAAGAACAAGTCAAACAGGTTTGCGATCAATTGATCGAGGTTGTCAAATCCGAGCTTCACGAATTCGCGGGTCCCAAACGCCAAGCCGCTTGA
- a CDS encoding glycosyltransferase family 4 protein — MKILITSSYVPFIKGGGTAIVEWLETKLIEHGHEVETVLLPFVESMDNMFDQMLSYRLLDMTESADRMIAFRPPAYLLKHPHKILWFIHHFRAFYDLWESGYSGHERTAENHAFRARLMDTDAVGLRESKHIFTNSQIVSDRLQRFNQIDSEVLYPPVLQPERFYCESYEPTVVCICRMEKHKRQHLLVEAMRYTRSKARLILAGKSHSPSYPRKLKLAVLKHRLQNKVQIMDRWISEDEKSQLLASCSLAAYLPFDEDSYGYPSLEAQHARKGVLSTTDSGGVLELVIDGQNGLITDPDPEAIAEAIDRAIDNPGLAKQLGEAGPGRIAELGIEWNHVIDRLMAA, encoded by the coding sequence GTGAAAATCCTGATTACATCGAGCTACGTTCCATTCATCAAAGGTGGTGGTACGGCCATCGTGGAATGGTTGGAAACGAAACTGATCGAACACGGCCACGAAGTGGAAACGGTCCTGTTGCCATTCGTCGAATCGATGGACAACATGTTCGATCAAATGCTTAGCTATCGCCTACTCGACATGACCGAATCGGCTGATCGGATGATCGCTTTTCGCCCGCCTGCCTACCTGTTGAAACATCCCCATAAGATCCTCTGGTTTATTCATCATTTTCGCGCTTTCTACGATTTGTGGGAGTCGGGCTATTCGGGTCACGAACGAACGGCTGAAAACCACGCATTTCGAGCCCGATTGATGGATACGGATGCCGTTGGGCTGAGGGAATCCAAACACATCTTCACAAACTCTCAAATCGTTTCGGATCGGCTCCAGCGATTCAATCAAATCGACAGCGAAGTTTTGTATCCACCGGTCCTTCAACCGGAAAGATTTTATTGCGAGTCCTACGAACCAACCGTAGTTTGCATCTGCCGGATGGAAAAGCACAAACGTCAACATTTGTTGGTGGAAGCAATGCGTTACACCCGCAGCAAAGCGAGGTTGATTTTGGCGGGAAAAAGCCATTCCCCCAGCTATCCGCGCAAGCTGAAACTCGCGGTCCTCAAGCATCGCTTGCAGAATAAAGTTCAAATTATGGATCGATGGATCTCGGAAGATGAAAAGAGTCAACTACTAGCGAGTTGTAGCTTAGCTGCCTACTTGCCCTTCGATGAAGACTCGTACGGATATCCGTCCTTAGAGGCTCAACACGCCCGCAAGGGAGTCTTATCCACCACCGACAGTGGTGGTGTCCTGGAACTCGTCATCGATGGTCAAAACGGATTGATCACGGATCCAGATCCAGAGGCAATCGCAGAGGCAATTGACCGAGCAATCGATAATCCAGGTCTGGCCAAACAGCTTGGCGAAGCCGGACCCGGTCGCATCGCTGAGCTCGGCATTGAATGGAATCACGTGATCGACAGGTTGATGGCCGCATGA
- a CDS encoding glycosyltransferase family 4 protein has product MKILIVNNMVPFLRGGAESLATNLVRHLRRYGHDADLLRVPFRWEPANRILDEMLACRMLRVNNVDRIIGLKFPAYLIPHPHKTLWVVHQFRQAYDLLESGHSHLGNDPTGQDLCRSITAADNECLGESQRISTISRVVSDRMLRFNNVPSHVLHPPVDDAEDFKPIASENYIFCGGRINSFKRQNLLVQAMRYTKSKIKLVVAGPPDSPEDGKQLERIVEKHKLHDRVTLELGFLKRERLVGLVNHSLACAYIPYDEDYGYVTLEAFYAGKPVITTHDSGGVLDFVTDQLTGRIADPTPESLASMIDEFAENRQSTQSLGEAARDDIHDRNINWPSTVQRLVA; this is encoded by the coding sequence ATGAAAATACTGATCGTTAACAACATGGTCCCCTTTCTTCGAGGTGGGGCGGAAAGCCTGGCCACCAACTTGGTGCGTCACTTACGCCGATATGGCCACGACGCCGATCTGTTGCGTGTCCCTTTCCGCTGGGAACCCGCAAATCGGATCCTCGACGAAATGCTTGCTTGTCGAATGCTACGTGTCAACAACGTCGATCGGATCATCGGCTTAAAGTTTCCCGCCTACTTGATCCCGCATCCACACAAGACACTCTGGGTCGTTCATCAATTCCGCCAAGCCTATGATCTGTTGGAATCAGGGCATTCCCACTTGGGAAACGACCCAACCGGCCAAGATCTATGCCGCAGCATCACGGCAGCAGACAATGAATGCTTGGGCGAGTCTCAAAGAATCTCTACCATTTCCCGAGTTGTCAGTGACCGAATGCTACGATTCAACAACGTGCCGAGCCACGTGTTGCATCCACCGGTTGATGATGCAGAGGACTTCAAACCGATAGCGAGCGAAAACTATATTTTCTGCGGTGGCCGCATCAATAGTTTCAAACGCCAAAACTTGCTCGTGCAAGCGATGCGATATACAAAGTCCAAGATCAAACTTGTGGTGGCCGGTCCTCCGGACAGCCCTGAAGACGGCAAACAACTCGAAAGAATTGTCGAAAAGCACAAGCTGCATGATCGAGTCACACTCGAACTTGGATTCTTAAAACGGGAACGGTTGGTGGGTTTGGTCAATCACTCGCTCGCCTGTGCGTATATTCCCTACGACGAAGACTATGGTTATGTCACACTCGAAGCCTTCTACGCAGGCAAACCAGTCATCACCACCCATGATTCGGGCGGCGTATTAGACTTTGTGACCGACCAATTGACCGGACGCATTGCCGACCCAACGCCCGAATCGTTGGCCTCTATGATCGACGAATTCGCCGAGAATCGGCAATCAACTCAATCCCTTGGAGAGGCAGCTCGAGACGACATCCACGATCGAAATATCAATTGGCCTTCCACGGTACAGAGGCTCGTCGCATGA
- a CDS encoding glycosyltransferase family 4 protein, with translation MKIAWYTPFSEHSAIGHFSQLAVAALREREADVTVVRCERRTPEIRALPSLEDAVPTIWAEDLNRNTAKKLQPFDVVIYNLGDQFDYHAYSVYHQKRVPGITILHDYIIHNALNGFVLRTEDQGSNYRGYLFSERGGEALSVMDDKYAQGKQDEWWNQEIARFPLLRWAMAETLGTVTHANHYRSLVAEHIGCPTSTIPLAYDAITQADPPPKPGNGELFTIVTIGSLNPNKRYDAVIRAIHSSPLLRDRCRYRIVGGAEEGQVEKIQQTIDSLSANLDVTFTGRVDRATLEREVSNAHIISCLRSPTFEGASASVIEGLRSRRPVIVSDTGCYAEIPHELVLKVNPEKEQQDLVAHLESVVNNYEKAKARANQANLWAETNHAPHAYANSLLTFIDNVLYNQTALRVTDHIADQLNRWNIQPDSPLISRVDQGMRDLFSTPERLPDAA, from the coding sequence ATGAAAATCGCTTGGTACACGCCGTTTTCAGAACATTCTGCCATCGGACACTTCAGCCAACTGGCTGTGGCAGCACTGCGAGAGCGCGAGGCAGATGTGACCGTCGTGCGCTGTGAACGGCGCACTCCGGAAATCCGCGCACTGCCCTCCTTGGAAGACGCCGTGCCCACAATCTGGGCAGAGGACTTGAACCGAAATACGGCCAAGAAACTCCAACCTTTCGACGTCGTGATTTACAACCTGGGCGATCAGTTTGACTACCACGCCTATTCCGTTTATCACCAGAAGCGTGTTCCCGGAATTACCATCCTGCACGACTATATTATCCACAACGCCTTGAATGGATTTGTCCTGAGGACGGAAGACCAGGGCAGCAACTATCGAGGATACTTGTTCTCCGAACGGGGTGGTGAGGCGTTGTCCGTCATGGATGACAAATATGCGCAAGGCAAACAAGACGAATGGTGGAACCAAGAAATTGCTCGATTTCCACTTTTGCGTTGGGCAATGGCCGAGACGCTGGGCACCGTCACTCACGCGAACCATTATCGTTCGCTCGTTGCTGAACACATCGGCTGCCCCACTTCCACCATTCCGCTGGCCTACGACGCAATCACCCAAGCCGACCCACCGCCCAAGCCGGGCAATGGGGAACTCTTTACGATCGTCACCATCGGATCGCTCAATCCCAACAAGCGGTACGACGCAGTGATACGTGCAATTCACTCATCCCCTTTGCTGAGGGACCGTTGTCGTTATCGCATTGTCGGAGGAGCAGAAGAAGGACAAGTCGAAAAGATTCAACAAACGATCGATAGTCTTTCCGCCAACCTGGACGTGACTTTTACCGGACGAGTCGATCGTGCCACATTAGAGCGAGAAGTCTCCAATGCACATATCATCAGTTGCCTTCGTTCTCCCACTTTCGAAGGCGCATCAGCAAGCGTGATCGAGGGACTCCGCTCCCGTCGCCCCGTCATTGTTTCCGACACGGGCTGTTACGCTGAGATTCCACACGAGTTGGTATTGAAGGTCAACCCCGAGAAAGAGCAGCAAGATTTGGTAGCTCACCTGGAAAGTGTCGTTAACAATTACGAGAAAGCGAAAGCGCGAGCCAATCAAGCGAATCTTTGGGCAGAAACAAATCATGCTCCTCACGCTTACGCAAATTCCTTGCTCACTTTCATCGATAACGTGCTCTACAACCAGACCGCACTCCGTGTTACTGACCATATCGCAGATCAACTGAATCGTTGGAATATCCAACCCGATTCACCACTCATTTCGCGAGTTGACCAGGGAATGCGCGACCTTTTTTCCACTCCTGAGCGGCTCCCCGACGCAGCCTGA
- a CDS encoding acetyltransferase — translation MKKTVILGAGGHSKVVIEVMRQQHNYELAACVSSQGPTEILGVPVVGDDRCLPELLNQGIDYAFVAIGNNRLRAQLVKQVKQMGFHLACVISPQAIVATSSTIAEGAVIMPGALIGTDAEVHSGSIVNSNATIDHDCILKPFCHIAPGSALAGGVTVGIETFLGTGVSVIPYISIGDHSVVGAGSVVIRNVPDRTTTFGVPAHHQQTVSNNDEP, via the coding sequence ATGAAGAAAACCGTCATTCTCGGCGCGGGAGGCCACTCGAAGGTCGTCATCGAAGTCATGCGACAACAGCATAACTACGAACTCGCCGCTTGCGTTTCTTCGCAGGGTCCAACGGAGATACTCGGCGTACCAGTCGTCGGTGATGATCGCTGCCTTCCAGAACTGTTAAATCAAGGTATCGACTACGCATTCGTGGCAATTGGAAATAATCGCTTACGCGCGCAATTGGTCAAGCAGGTAAAACAGATGGGGTTCCACCTCGCCTGCGTGATTAGTCCCCAAGCAATCGTGGCAACCTCTTCCACCATTGCAGAAGGGGCCGTAATTATGCCGGGTGCTCTGATCGGTACCGATGCGGAAGTTCACTCCGGCTCGATCGTCAATTCTAATGCCACGATCGATCACGATTGCATCCTCAAACCGTTTTGCCACATCGCCCCGGGATCGGCTTTGGCGGGAGGAGTGACCGTCGGAATAGAAACTTTTCTCGGCACCGGTGTATCCGTGATTCCCTACATCAGCATTGGCGATCATTCCGTCGTGGGAGCCGGTTCCGTTGTGATCCGAAACGTACCAGACAGAACAACGACTTTTGGTGTGCCAGCACACCACCAACAAACCGTTTCTAACAATGATGAACCATAG
- a CDS encoding ABC transporter ATP-binding protein encodes MRAIRLALRYKYSLIASIACSAMVAIFWGANITAVYPFVQIVFQDQTLHSWVDEEIETARSELEKLSEPTIGSDAANPTVAPVNRVVIEKQLNRLHTLKKYADQYAPRDAFQTLICIVVFLLVGTIIKCLFRIASQVLISRVAGRTTADLRGAFLKTLLSDQVNSCDSTSDAAVRIGGDMNSIGTAVQILFGRSIQEPLKMVACLTGAAVLNWRLLAFSLLTTPFAIILLLTLARSIRGASLRAWDQTRRLMGHMMQTFQGLHIVKAYNMENHERRRFRDHTLQVYREQQKISFFNALLRANNEILGIAILCVSAIAGGWLVLNKQTSLMGIPLATRPPDFGQIMLFFAFLIGCTDPLRKIADVYGSLQGGAAAADRIMPFIESSQIQLGETNSIRISDARKPITFENVHFYYSEQKPVLRGVSFQIQCGETLAIVGPNGCGKSTLVNLLLGFVHPSEGRILLGATDLNKIRTKDFRRRISLVTQKPILFNESVRDNIRYGTRSATPAQVVAAAKKAHAHQFIQKQLVKEYETNCGDGGKRLSGGQQQRLTLARAIIRDPDVLILDEAASQIDPNSERLIRESLRSFVCNRTTVIITHRMSTLELADRIMVMDLGQIVDIGTHDELIQRCIVYQSLCQTQFRRSA; translated from the coding sequence ATGCGAGCCATTCGTTTGGCCCTCCGCTACAAATATTCGCTGATCGCATCGATCGCTTGTTCGGCGATGGTGGCAATCTTTTGGGGCGCCAACATCACCGCTGTCTATCCCTTCGTACAAATTGTTTTCCAAGATCAAACCCTACACAGTTGGGTCGATGAAGAAATCGAAACGGCACGATCGGAACTCGAAAAACTGAGCGAGCCGACAATTGGATCCGATGCAGCCAATCCCACGGTCGCACCGGTGAATCGTGTCGTCATCGAGAAACAGCTCAATCGATTACACACCTTAAAAAAGTACGCAGATCAATACGCGCCGCGAGACGCATTCCAGACACTGATCTGTATCGTAGTTTTTCTATTAGTCGGCACAATTATCAAATGCCTCTTTCGCATCGCGAGTCAAGTTCTGATATCGCGGGTGGCCGGCAGAACGACCGCCGATTTGCGCGGGGCTTTTTTAAAGACGCTGCTCTCCGATCAGGTAAACTCGTGTGATTCAACCAGTGACGCGGCCGTTCGTATTGGCGGTGACATGAATTCCATTGGAACGGCGGTGCAAATCCTGTTCGGCCGAAGTATTCAAGAACCCTTAAAGATGGTCGCTTGTCTAACTGGCGCAGCAGTGCTGAACTGGCGATTATTGGCTTTCTCACTCTTAACCACTCCATTCGCAATCATTCTGTTACTTACGCTGGCGCGATCGATCCGAGGCGCGAGCTTGCGAGCGTGGGATCAAACCCGACGGTTGATGGGGCATATGATGCAAACCTTTCAAGGTCTGCATATCGTCAAAGCCTACAACATGGAAAACCATGAACGACGCCGGTTCAGGGACCATACTTTGCAAGTCTATCGGGAACAGCAAAAGATTTCGTTCTTCAATGCGCTACTTCGCGCTAACAATGAAATCCTCGGCATTGCCATTCTTTGCGTTTCGGCCATCGCAGGCGGCTGGCTTGTGCTAAACAAACAAACCTCCTTAATGGGAATACCTCTTGCAACACGGCCGCCCGACTTCGGACAGATCATGCTGTTCTTTGCTTTCTTGATTGGCTGCACCGATCCACTTCGAAAGATTGCCGACGTCTATGGTAGCCTTCAAGGCGGTGCCGCCGCGGCTGATCGAATCATGCCTTTTATTGAATCAAGTCAAATCCAACTGGGCGAAACCAATTCGATCAGGATCAGCGATGCACGAAAACCCATCACCTTCGAAAACGTACACTTTTATTACTCCGAACAGAAACCCGTGCTCCGAGGTGTGTCATTTCAGATCCAATGCGGGGAAACACTGGCGATTGTCGGTCCAAATGGCTGTGGTAAATCAACCCTGGTAAATCTGTTACTCGGTTTCGTGCATCCTTCAGAAGGTCGAATTTTGCTTGGTGCGACTGATCTAAACAAGATTCGCACCAAAGATTTCCGCCGACGAATTTCGCTGGTGACACAAAAGCCAATTCTATTCAACGAATCGGTCCGGGATAATATCCGCTACGGGACCCGTTCCGCTACACCCGCACAAGTCGTCGCCGCAGCGAAGAAAGCGCACGCGCACCAGTTCATCCAAAAACAACTCGTCAAAGAGTATGAAACTAACTGCGGGGATGGAGGAAAGCGGCTGTCCGGTGGACAGCAACAACGACTCACCCTTGCACGAGCGATCATTCGAGATCCGGACGTTTTGATCCTCGACGAAGCAGCAAGTCAAATCGACCCTAACAGCGAACGATTAATCCGAGAATCTCTTCGTTCATTTGTTTGCAATCGTACCACGGTGATTATCACACATCGCATGTCAACCTTGGAATTGGCAGATCGAATCATGGTGATGGATCTGGGGCAAATCGTAGACATTGGAACTCATGATGAATTGATACAGCGATGCATCGTCTATCAATCTCTTTGCCAAACCCAATTTCGTAGGTCGGCATAA